A genomic window from Lotus japonicus ecotype B-129 chromosome 1, LjGifu_v1.2 includes:
- the LOC130728486 gene encoding plant cysteine oxidase 2-like, translating into MGIGRNSSDRKGRELCELSAETKSTNSKSRKNRRHRQRNVLPVQRLFQTCKQVFASTGPGVVPSPQHIEMLHSILAGIKPEDVGLKPDMPYFMNNSARKMPKITYLHIYECENFSMGIFCLPPGGVIPLHNHPEMTVFSKLLFGTMHIKSYDWVVDLPSEMPTILKSSEIQTQEKRLAKVKVDADFTAPCDPSILYPTDGGNMHCFTAVTACAVLDVLGPPYNDPDGRHCSYYHNFPFSNFSDGISMPEEERTGYEWLQEREKPEKFQVAGKMYSGPKIVEN; encoded by the exons ATGGGGATTGGGAGGAACTCGAGTGATAGGAAAGGGAGAGAATTGTGTGAATTGTCTGCAGAGACGAAGAGTACCAACAGCAAATCGAGGAAGAATCGGCGACATCGTCAGAGGAATGTGTTGCCGGTTCAGAGATTGTTTCAGACTTGTAAACAAGTGTTTGCCTCCACTGGCCCTGGGGTTGTTCCTTCACCTCAACATATTGAAATGCTTCACTCTATTTTAG CTGGAATAAAACCAGAAGATGTTGGCTTGAAACCTGATATGCCATATTTCATGAATAATAGTGCACGAAAAATGCCAAAAATTACATACTTACACATTTATGAGTGCGAAAATTTCTCG ATGGGTATATTTTGCTTGCCACCTGGTGGAGTTATTCCTCTTCACAATCACCCTGAAATGACGGTTTTCAGCAAGCTTCTATTTGGAACCATGCACATAAAATCTTATGATTGGGTCGTTGACTTGCCTTCTGAAATGCCCACCATTTTAAAATCATCAGAAA TCCAGACACAAGAGAAAAGGTTGGCTAAAGTTAAGGTTGATGCTGATTTCACTGCTCCTTGTGACCCTTCCATCCTTTATCCTACTGATGGAGGCAACATGCATTGTTTCACGGCAGTGACAGCGTGTGCCGTTCTAGATGTGCTTGGTCCTCCATACAATGATCCTGATGGCAGACACTGCAGTTACTACCATAATTTCCCCTTTTCCAACTTTTCAG ATGGAATATCCATGCCAGAAGAAGAAAGGACAGGTTATGAATGGCTTCAAGAGAGGGAGAAACCTGAGAAATTTCAAGTGGCAGGAAAAATGTACAGTGGCCCCAAGATAGTGGAGAACTAG
- the LOC130728489 gene encoding uncharacterized protein LOC130728489, whose translation MDSGMNQAMTSLSAGVTGVIKFNGLNYADWSEQIQFQLGYMDLDLAIVTDEKPAAITETSTDDDKSYYEAWLRSNRLCLNLMRMTMTENVKPSMPKTDNAREFMAKVKEYSQSDITDKSIVGTLMSELTTKRFDWSQPIHDHVTSMANLAAKLKSMGMDEIKAMLIQEEGRLKKEKDHSIHLTTHDGASSSKAKPGKKEQKKDKALKVKEGRIHKEHVCYFCKKAGHFKKDCPKRKAWFEKKGIPFDPAHKRN comes from the exons ATGGATTCTGGCATGAATCAAG CTATGACTTCTTTGTCTGCTGGGGTCACTGGTGTGATCAAGTTCAATGGTCTTAACTATGCTGATTGGTCGGAACAGATTCAGTTTCAACTGGGTTATATGGATTTAGACCTAGCAATAGTTACAGACGAAAAGCCTGCAGCCATTACTGAGACCAGTACAGATGATGACAAGTCTTATTATGAGGCTTGGTTAAGGTCTAACAGGCTGTGTTTGAACTTGATGAGAATGACAATGACTGAAAATGTTAAGCCATCCATGCCCAAAACAGACAATGCAAGGGAATTTATGGCAAAAGTTAAGGAGTACTCACAATCAGACATAACTGACAAGTCCATTGTGGGAACTCTAATGAGTGAGTTGACGACCAAAAGGTTTGATTGGTCTCAACCCATTCATGATCATGTGACTAGCATGGCAAATCTGGCAGCAAAGCTGAAGTCCATGGGTATGGAT GAAATTAAGGCCATGTTGATTCAGGAGGAAGGGAGattaaagaaagagaaagaccACTCCATTCATCTCACGACTCATGATGGAGCTAGTAGCAGCAAGGCTAAACCAGGTAAAAAGGAACAGAAGAAGGACAAAGCCTTAAAGGTTAAAGAGGGCCGAATCCATAAGGAGCATGTGTGCTACTTCTGTAAGAAGGCTGGACACTTCAAGAAAGATTGTCCGAAAAGAAAGGCTTGGTTCGAAAAGAAAG GGATTCCTTTCGATCCAGCCCATAAGAGGAACTGA